One window from the genome of Cupriavidus metallidurans CH34 encodes:
- a CDS encoding PRTRC system protein D: MKQQNELIKHPTIAIDVGYGNTKTAWAMGAEIATNMFPSLAPLAANSSLNAFGGGVFKGRNVLNVEVDGARYEVGPGVSISGAHVHTGRSLSEDFATTAGYAALLAGALHYAGAREVDRLVLGLPVHNTQKYAAHLKERFAGTHNFGWGDIHVGSVLPLPQPLGTLIHYIQQRGKQYDPDNSYLVIDVGYFTTDWVVARGYTVDDTRSGGVPGGAARIYQQVASLITADRNQPDVGIERIDQAIRDAKPLVYFGEDLDMGPYLSEAMALTNQPVKEIQTRVGRTDDLRAIILTGGGAQLYAPAIRAAFPLNPIHMMDSPCFANVRGFYTIGAATRQASRAA; this comes from the coding sequence ATGAAACAACAGAACGAACTTATCAAGCACCCGACCATCGCCATCGACGTAGGCTACGGCAATACGAAAACCGCTTGGGCAATGGGCGCCGAGATCGCAACGAACATGTTCCCGTCGCTTGCTCCGCTCGCAGCAAACAGCTCCCTCAACGCCTTCGGCGGGGGCGTGTTCAAAGGCCGGAATGTCCTCAACGTCGAAGTTGACGGTGCGCGGTATGAGGTCGGCCCCGGCGTATCGATCAGTGGCGCGCATGTGCACACCGGCCGTTCGCTATCTGAGGACTTCGCGACCACCGCCGGCTACGCCGCTCTACTGGCAGGAGCGTTGCACTACGCCGGCGCGCGCGAAGTGGACCGTCTCGTGCTCGGCCTGCCGGTCCACAACACGCAAAAGTATGCAGCCCACCTCAAAGAGCGTTTCGCAGGCACGCACAATTTTGGGTGGGGAGACATACATGTCGGTAGCGTGCTGCCACTGCCCCAACCGCTTGGCACACTCATTCACTATATTCAGCAACGCGGCAAACAATACGACCCCGACAACTCGTATCTTGTCATCGATGTTGGCTATTTCACGACCGACTGGGTGGTCGCCCGCGGCTACACGGTCGACGACACGCGCAGCGGTGGCGTTCCAGGCGGCGCAGCGCGCATCTATCAGCAGGTCGCAAGCCTGATCACTGCCGACCGCAACCAACCGGATGTCGGCATCGAGCGCATCGACCAGGCCATTAGGGACGCCAAGCCGCTCGTGTATTTTGGGGAGGATCTGGATATGGGACCGTATCTGTCTGAAGCGATGGCGCTCACGAATCAGCCCGTAAAGGAAATCCAGACGCGCGTCGGCCGAACCGACGACTTGCGTGCCATCATCCTGACCGGCGGCGGCGCGCAGCTCTATGCACCGGCCATTCGCGCTGCGTTTCCCCTGAACCCCATCCACATGATGGACTCTCCCTGTTTCGCGAATGTGCGCGGCTTCTACACGATCGGTGCCGCCACTCGGCAGGCAAGCCGAGCCGCGTAA
- a CDS encoding DNA methyltransferase, which yields MPTHGAMQPTDIPDFFTRFLSQPGDLVVDPFGGTIRTGLAAERLGRRWIATEWILQYARGAAELFRQFDGFQMHPAMQWATQPKRQ from the coding sequence TTGCCGACCCACGGCGCCATGCAGCCTACCGACATCCCCGACTTCTTCACGCGGTTCCTGTCCCAGCCAGGCGACCTTGTGGTCGACCCATTCGGCGGGACGATTCGCACCGGCCTGGCCGCCGAGAGGTTAGGTCGGCGCTGGATCGCAACGGAATGGATCCTGCAATACGCGCGCGGTGCCGCCGAACTGTTCCGCCAGTTCGACGGCTTTCAGATGCACCCGGCCATGCAATGGGCCACTCAACCCAAACGACAATGA
- a CDS encoding phage Gp37/Gp68 family protein, which yields MRNNKVSLDNAWEGCQKVGPGCDHCYAETRNQRSGGGVAPNWGPGAPRRRTSAANWRKMFRWNAAHAAFAAVHGRRQRVFCASLADVFDTAVPIEWLIDVLDVWRQTPHLDKLVLTKRIGNATKRLGEAFNTLMLRDDCAENPLVPWLATWIAGNAPADIWLGATIVNQAEADRDIPKLLRTPAKTRFLSMEPLLGHVDVFSSATGELLHTSGNDYEPGALDWIIVGGESGAGARSMHPAWARSLRDQCASAGVPFLFKQWGHWQVVDGSTGKAAFHAVGKKASGRLLDGVVHDAFPVTSLDVGAACGRALARGAK from the coding sequence ATGCGCAACAACAAGGTTTCATTAGATAATGCCTGGGAAGGCTGCCAGAAGGTAGGCCCGGGCTGCGACCATTGCTATGCCGAAACCCGCAACCAACGGTCTGGCGGGGGCGTTGCCCCGAACTGGGGACCAGGGGCGCCGCGCCGCCGCACCTCCGCAGCCAACTGGCGAAAAATGTTTCGGTGGAACGCTGCCCACGCCGCGTTCGCTGCGGTCCACGGCCGCCGCCAGCGCGTCTTCTGCGCGAGCTTGGCCGACGTGTTCGATACCGCCGTCCCTATCGAATGGCTTATCGACGTGCTTGATGTTTGGCGCCAGACGCCGCACCTGGACAAACTCGTGCTGACCAAGCGCATCGGCAACGCTACGAAGCGGCTCGGTGAGGCGTTCAACACGCTGATGCTGCGCGACGATTGTGCAGAGAATCCGCTCGTACCTTGGCTGGCAACGTGGATCGCCGGCAATGCACCCGCTGATATCTGGCTCGGTGCCACGATCGTGAATCAGGCTGAAGCCGACCGCGATATCCCCAAGCTGCTGCGCACGCCTGCCAAGACGCGGTTCCTTTCGATGGAGCCGCTGCTCGGCCATGTCGACGTTTTCTCCTCTGCTACCGGCGAACTGTTGCACACGTCCGGCAACGACTACGAGCCGGGCGCCCTCGACTGGATCATCGTGGGAGGTGAGAGCGGCGCCGGCGCCCGCTCAATGCACCCGGCATGGGCCCGTTCCCTGCGCGACCAATGCGCCTCGGCTGGCGTGCCGTTCCTCTTCAAGCAATGGGGGCACTGGCAGGTCGTGGATGGGTCTACGGGGAAAGCGGCCTTTCACGCTGTCGGCAAGAAGGCCTCCGGCCGGCTGCTGGACGGGGTGGTCCATGACGCCTTCCCTGTGACGTCGCTCGACGTCGGCGCTGCATGCGGACGCGCACTGGCGCGTGGAGCGAAGTGA
- a CDS encoding DNA/RNA non-specific endonuclease translates to MIRQLTVALLLAVTAAAASAKDAAQCGNILEAGKPAASRPAANTKLLCYRAYAVLYSPQTRTALWSAERLTAAAADAARTLPRDSDFYEEDRLPAGERAQRRDFVRSGYDRGHLAPSGDFGDKASQAESFSLANVVPQNSTSNRRTWSHIETSTRKLARQYGAIHVVTGPAFTNAARMLNGRVRIPDYLWKAIYVPGVGAAAYVVRNDATQAYSVISISELSRFTGIDPFPALAPTKRGVALDLPPPTPHPGEKAARRVAFARLVGNDKAGDAAESLGGLVQHAGALATLMLAYAR, encoded by the coding sequence ATGATCCGTCAACTTACAGTCGCCCTTCTTCTCGCCGTCACCGCGGCAGCCGCCTCCGCCAAGGACGCCGCGCAATGCGGAAACATCCTCGAGGCCGGCAAGCCGGCGGCCAGCCGTCCTGCCGCCAACACCAAGCTGCTCTGCTACCGCGCGTACGCAGTCCTCTACTCGCCGCAGACCCGCACGGCCCTATGGTCCGCCGAACGCCTGACCGCCGCCGCGGCGGATGCGGCCCGTACATTGCCGCGCGACAGTGATTTCTATGAAGAAGATCGCTTGCCGGCTGGCGAGCGTGCGCAGCGGCGAGACTTCGTACGATCTGGATACGACCGTGGCCACCTTGCCCCGAGCGGTGATTTCGGAGACAAGGCGTCTCAGGCCGAAAGCTTCAGCCTCGCCAACGTCGTGCCTCAGAACAGCACGTCGAACCGGAGGACCTGGAGCCATATCGAGACATCGACGCGCAAGCTCGCGCGTCAGTATGGCGCCATCCATGTCGTGACCGGTCCGGCATTCACCAATGCCGCCCGAATGCTGAACGGCCGCGTGCGCATCCCGGACTATTTGTGGAAGGCAATCTATGTGCCGGGCGTCGGCGCTGCGGCCTACGTCGTCCGTAACGATGCGACGCAAGCCTACAGCGTCATCAGCATTAGCGAACTGTCGCGCTTCACCGGCATCGATCCGTTCCCCGCTCTGGCGCCGACAAAGCGAGGCGTCGCATTGGATCTACCGCCGCCGACACCGCATCCGGGGGAGAAGGCGGCTCGCCGTGTCGCATTTGCCAGGCTTGTTGGAAACGACAAAGCAGGGGATGCGGCTGAATCCCTCGGTGGGCTGGTTCAGCACGCCGGTGCGCTGGCCACGCTCATGCTGGCCTACGCGCGGTAG
- a CDS encoding DUF7146 domain-containing protein → MQDISVIVKSWKAEQWDALIAQYLPAGILTDAFWRGRPGPCPICGGKDRFSYTRNRGRGDWVCRKCNNGSPAGGDGLELIRRYTNMSYSELKRRLNGQCSEPLPPVAARVPAREVVPPSELMRRVMKQVSKSKPVQPGDAAMRYLAARVPGLRAPIPQSLRMAEQDYWHERKVVGKFPTMIAEYRLADGRLATVHRTSLHPDKPEKAIVVSDDGEILPSKRNYTGALPLDGGAVRLMAPRHGEIGVAEGIENAYAAYMLFRVPTWSCLNRVLMSKFVVPNDLGIHTVHIFADFDKVDAKTGKSPGMADALTLQKRLRREGFNVVLHRPKVRGSDFCDEWRTVYQLREISQQAVAA, encoded by the coding sequence ATGCAAGATATCAGTGTGATTGTGAAGAGCTGGAAGGCAGAGCAGTGGGACGCCCTCATCGCTCAGTATCTGCCAGCCGGCATCCTCACGGATGCCTTCTGGCGCGGTCGCCCTGGTCCCTGCCCGATATGTGGCGGCAAGGACCGGTTTTCTTACACCAGAAACCGCGGTCGCGGCGACTGGGTGTGTCGCAAGTGCAATAACGGCAGTCCCGCTGGTGGCGACGGTCTAGAGTTGATCCGTCGATACACCAACATGTCCTACTCGGAGCTGAAGCGTCGGCTCAATGGACAGTGCAGCGAGCCACTTCCTCCGGTTGCGGCACGGGTGCCGGCGCGCGAAGTTGTGCCGCCAAGTGAGCTGATGAGGCGCGTCATGAAGCAAGTCAGCAAATCGAAGCCGGTTCAACCTGGCGATGCAGCCATGCGCTACCTCGCGGCAAGGGTGCCGGGGCTACGCGCCCCCATCCCGCAGTCGCTACGCATGGCCGAGCAGGACTATTGGCACGAGCGAAAGGTGGTTGGGAAGTTTCCGACCATGATTGCCGAGTACAGGCTGGCAGATGGCAGGCTAGCCACTGTGCATCGTACGTCGTTGCATCCGGATAAGCCGGAGAAAGCAATAGTCGTGTCGGATGATGGGGAGATCCTGCCTAGCAAGCGCAACTACACGGGCGCGCTGCCGCTGGATGGGGGCGCTGTCCGATTGATGGCGCCGCGTCATGGCGAAATCGGTGTGGCCGAAGGCATCGAGAATGCCTACGCCGCATACATGCTGTTTCGCGTGCCGACCTGGTCTTGCCTGAACCGAGTGCTGATGAGCAAGTTCGTGGTACCGAACGACCTTGGGATTCACACGGTGCACATCTTCGCTGACTTTGACAAGGTCGATGCGAAGACTGGGAAATCGCCAGGCATGGCCGACGCGCTCACGCTGCAAAAGCGCCTTCGGCGTGAAGGCTTCAACGTTGTGCTGCATCGACCGAAGGTTCGGGGCAGCGATTTTTGCGACGAATGGCGCACGGTCTATCAGTTGCGCGAGATCTCGCAGCAGGCGGTCGCCGCCTAG
- a CDS encoding DUF6531 domain-containing protein: MHPLRALQNIASLKLLGIFGKFLPIALSLAGFCFASFVSEAKADPPVQAFILRWNDTYHNEPGNIKSSAAALCTEVLPKTFASDMPGWTLTSFPYFGSRGMCVMDIRQNYDGTVMTDWPAGWPYLYGSICEDGSKPDTTKPLDQQCGTVRGNVSNYPGSQIPVNQIDERSCAVGNPCSVGSGLKRQSEVDYVGAGAQPLSLQRTYRSSYLVAPRKGFGALWMHEWQRRLDFSSYSGTTPLLTVQRADGSHSNFGPSNGIWLSVDGKGDSLTPLRDGKGVISGWRFAQITMGVTEDFDIAGKLLRVQKANGWATSLTYSDASTPSSIAPEPNLLLEVRNAFGQKLSFAYDAQSRIVAVTTPGGNVITYSYDANGMLNGVTYADGTRRQYHYENSQYRWALTGITDEKGVRFATYAYDSLGRATSTEHAGGVDKFQLSFLGNGQTSVTTADGTSRTFTSELQGNVLRATGASAPCPACGDIAKAVTYDAAGNVASRRNFADKETRYSYDALGRETQRIEGYGTADAKTTTTEWHPTWNLPLKVAAPGRVDYFTYDGQGQMTAHGWFPTADVNGGQGLNAAPSGAVSSNSYGYDANGLMTALTEQVDGTATQQWTFGYDAQGNLTSAADGTGRTSHAVQYDAAGRLLEAVDLEGVTVKYVYNQRGRVLQYLYGENVTAYVYDAIGQKVQVTSPNGDVTNYTYDAAHRLIDVLFNGQSLTGPDPDEQPLALARTSAEDAGANPFSAWMGWVSKLFNWLFGSAHAQAIPVPVTAVGASMSIPGTYTPNPWDVLAPNLGGKKPWEWMAIWTTRLIEACSGNSPKTDHRGRIQAQGPGYPDEGVGDVEAWAQADPLSAASGLAKLEALEGRMTKKQYQARSQALARAKRFVVNASRGGGTGPTKQTFRNDEVIAVNGSERIDIEVQKGMAFVP, translated from the coding sequence TTGCACCCGTTGCGAGCGCTCCAAAATATAGCTTCGCTGAAGCTGCTGGGAATTTTTGGAAAATTTCTTCCGATCGCATTATCACTTGCGGGATTTTGTTTCGCTTCCTTTGTATCAGAGGCAAAGGCTGATCCGCCCGTGCAAGCCTTCATTCTTAGATGGAACGATACCTATCACAACGAACCGGGGAACATCAAATCATCGGCTGCAGCCTTATGTACAGAGGTTCTGCCGAAAACCTTTGCTTCGGACATGCCGGGATGGACGCTGACGAGTTTCCCATATTTCGGCAGTCGGGGTATGTGCGTGATGGATATAAGGCAGAATTACGACGGAACCGTTATGACAGACTGGCCCGCCGGCTGGCCATACTTGTATGGTTCCATTTGCGAGGATGGGTCGAAACCTGATACGACGAAGCCTTTGGATCAACAATGCGGCACGGTCCGGGGAAACGTGTCGAACTACCCGGGCTCGCAGATCCCCGTCAATCAAATCGATGAGCGGAGCTGTGCCGTTGGCAATCCATGCTCCGTTGGCTCAGGGCTAAAGCGGCAATCCGAGGTTGACTATGTCGGCGCCGGCGCTCAGCCTCTATCCCTGCAACGAACCTACCGATCGAGCTACCTGGTGGCGCCAAGAAAAGGCTTCGGTGCCCTGTGGATGCACGAATGGCAGAGGCGTCTGGATTTTTCTTCGTACTCTGGCACCACGCCTCTGCTCACTGTTCAGCGTGCCGATGGCAGTCATTCCAACTTCGGCCCCAGCAACGGTATTTGGCTTTCCGTAGATGGAAAAGGCGATTCCCTGACGCCACTTCGAGATGGTAAAGGAGTAATTTCTGGCTGGCGGTTTGCCCAAATAACGATGGGAGTCACGGAAGACTTTGACATTGCCGGCAAGCTCCTGCGCGTACAAAAAGCCAATGGTTGGGCAACGTCGCTGACATACAGTGACGCAAGCACGCCCTCGAGCATTGCACCGGAACCGAATCTTCTCTTGGAAGTTCGGAATGCATTTGGTCAGAAGCTCTCTTTTGCGTACGATGCGCAGAGTCGTATCGTTGCTGTCACCACGCCCGGCGGGAACGTAATCACATATTCGTACGATGCCAACGGCATGCTGAACGGCGTGACCTATGCCGATGGCACGCGACGCCAGTATCACTACGAAAACTCCCAGTACCGCTGGGCGCTGACGGGCATCACTGATGAAAAGGGCGTCCGGTTCGCGACGTATGCCTACGATTCCCTCGGCCGCGCCACCAGCACCGAACACGCCGGGGGCGTCGACAAGTTCCAACTGAGCTTCCTCGGGAATGGACAAACATCGGTGACCACCGCGGACGGCACCAGCCGCACCTTCACCTCGGAACTGCAGGGCAACGTGCTACGTGCTACCGGCGCCTCGGCCCCCTGCCCAGCGTGCGGGGACATCGCCAAGGCGGTGACCTACGATGCGGCAGGAAATGTTGCGAGTCGGAGGAATTTTGCGGACAAGGAGACGCGCTACAGCTACGATGCGCTCGGGCGCGAGACCCAACGCATCGAGGGCTACGGCACGGCGGACGCGAAGACCACGACCACCGAGTGGCATCCGACGTGGAATTTGCCGCTGAAGGTGGCTGCGCCCGGGCGGGTCGACTATTTCACTTACGATGGTCAAGGTCAAATGACCGCCCATGGGTGGTTTCCCACAGCCGACGTCAATGGCGGCCAAGGGCTCAACGCAGCCCCATCGGGAGCGGTGTCCAGCAACAGCTATGGCTATGACGCCAACGGGCTAATGACAGCATTGACCGAACAAGTCGATGGCACGGCGACCCAGCAGTGGACGTTCGGCTACGACGCACAAGGCAATTTGACGTCTGCGGCAGACGGAACCGGTAGAACTTCGCATGCTGTGCAATATGATGCCGCCGGGCGCCTCCTCGAAGCGGTCGATCTGGAAGGCGTGACCGTCAAGTATGTCTACAATCAGCGAGGTCGCGTGCTCCAGTACCTGTATGGCGAGAACGTGACCGCATACGTGTACGACGCAATCGGGCAGAAAGTCCAGGTGACCAGTCCCAACGGAGACGTCACGAACTACACTTACGATGCGGCGCACCGGCTCATCGACGTATTGTTCAATGGTCAGTCGCTCACTGGCCCAGACCCGGATGAGCAACCTCTGGCCCTAGCCAGGACATCGGCAGAAGATGCAGGGGCCAATCCCTTCAGTGCATGGATGGGTTGGGTTTCGAAGCTATTCAACTGGTTGTTCGGTTCGGCACATGCGCAAGCGATACCAGTGCCGGTAACGGCAGTAGGCGCATCTATGTCGATTCCTGGTACCTACACACCGAACCCATGGGACGTGCTTGCCCCCAACCTCGGTGGAAAGAAGCCTTGGGAGTGGATGGCGATTTGGACGACACGATTGATTGAAGCGTGTTCGGGAAACAGTCCGAAAACCGATCACCGAGGACGGATTCAGGCGCAAGGTCCTGGCTATCCAGATGAGGGCGTTGGCGATGTTGAGGCGTGGGCGCAGGCGGACCCGCTTTCTGCAGCGTCTGGATTGGCGAAACTGGAAGCCCTTGAAGGGCGAATGACAAAGAAGCAGTATCAAGCTCGTTCACAGGCTTTGGCGAGAGCTAAGCGGTTTGTTGTGAATGCCAGCAGAGGCGGCGGAACAGGCCCAACGAAACAGACCTTCCGCAACGATGAGGTCATCGCAGTCAATGGCAGTGAGCGCATTGATATTGAGGTACAAAAAGGCATGGCTTTCGTGCCGTAA
- a CDS encoding alpha/beta fold hydrolase: MPCDERMYAAQVSGLSDLTECRVMVVDAQSFDAGAEHLLTSIHGRFIIAGTAYGGCLAIETAIRAPERVAGLWLMNCNPGAHPDLDAVRETSFRLRSGQLDQVLEEFATAAMPDTAADCRTVFIEMGRVIGAEVFARQSDAALTRRDHWDKLSSIVAPTLITWGMVDRFLPTGIGEEMARLMPHAQLDMLEGCGHFPSLEQPLLTTALARNWLLKHQNALT; encoded by the coding sequence ATGCCATGCGACGAACGTATGTATGCCGCGCAGGTTTCTGGTCTATCAGACCTGACGGAGTGCAGAGTTATGGTGGTAGACGCCCAATCGTTTGACGCGGGTGCAGAACACTTGCTGACCAGCATCCATGGCAGATTTATCATCGCCGGCACCGCCTACGGTGGGTGCCTTGCGATTGAGACAGCGATTCGTGCACCAGAACGCGTTGCGGGGTTGTGGTTGATGAACTGCAATCCGGGGGCACACCCTGACCTCGACGCAGTGCGGGAAACCAGCTTTCGGCTTAGAAGCGGGCAACTCGATCAGGTGCTCGAAGAATTTGCCACTGCGGCGATGCCGGATACAGCAGCGGACTGCCGCACCGTGTTTATCGAGATGGGACGAGTCATCGGTGCGGAAGTGTTCGCTCGTCAGTCAGACGCTGCTCTTACCCGAAGGGACCACTGGGACAAGCTGAGTTCCATCGTCGCCCCAACCCTTATTACATGGGGAATGGTCGATAGGTTCCTGCCCACCGGGATTGGAGAAGAGATGGCGAGGCTCATGCCCCACGCCCAACTCGACATGCTGGAGGGCTGTGGTCACTTCCCTTCCCTGGAACAGCCCCTGTTGACAACCGCGCTGGCTCGAAACTGGCTGTTAAAACACCAGAATGCGTTGACATGA
- a CDS encoding single-stranded DNA-binding protein, which translates to MASVNKVILVGNLGADPETRYLPSGDAVTNIRIATTDRYKDKQSNEFKEATEWHRIAFFGKLAEIAGQYLRKGSSVYIEGRIRTRKWQDQSGQDKYSTEIVADQMQMLGGRQGGQSADDDASEGAGRRASEDQLHGQRHQQRSTSGGASARNAQQVGYGGGGAQRDGFDGFDEEIPFHAVRALDGIPFRR; encoded by the coding sequence ATGGCATCCGTTAACAAAGTAATCCTCGTGGGCAACCTCGGTGCCGATCCCGAAACCCGTTATCTGCCCAGCGGTGACGCCGTCACCAATATCCGCATCGCTACTACCGATCGGTACAAGGACAAGCAGTCCAACGAGTTCAAGGAAGCGACCGAATGGCACCGGATTGCATTCTTCGGGAAGCTGGCGGAAATCGCCGGCCAGTATCTGAGGAAGGGCTCGTCGGTGTACATCGAGGGCCGCATCCGTACTCGCAAGTGGCAGGATCAGTCCGGTCAGGATAAGTACAGCACCGAGATCGTTGCCGATCAGATGCAGATGCTGGGAGGGCGCCAAGGCGGTCAATCGGCTGATGATGACGCGAGCGAGGGCGCTGGACGTCGCGCAAGCGAAGACCAGTTGCATGGTCAACGTCATCAGCAGCGATCGACCAGCGGCGGTGCCAGCGCACGCAATGCGCAACAAGTCGGCTATGGCGGTGGCGGCGCGCAGCGTGATGGATTCGACGGGTTCGATGAGGAAATTCCATTCCATGCGGTGAGGGCGCTCGACGGAATTCCCTTCCGACGCTAA
- a CDS encoding integrase domain-containing protein: MLKTINLRPILDQYNLPERFKAEFAVLASEHLHLPHSGTRVSGRSLSQMSQRQRAQALLAMMVELRRIGGMAVTSPYAIRQKHVRWLVRYWVEDRKLNVGTVELRLTHLRAFMSWMGKVNMVGRIDDYTARPEGYVRGYVAKEDRSWEGKGIDALAKVAEIEVTDRHVALQLKLEAGFGLRAKESWRLRPALDILPSGMLHVHDGTKGGRPRRVPIEFDWQYDLLGQAARLAQATNPGRESLIPATYTQKQWRRRFYTVLEKHGVTKNGAGVTAHGLRHQYLQQMYQRHSGQPAAVKGGGKVEDAAAHHEAMRKVVEAAGHSRATKANAYLSTYATQRAQDRPEPTVAEIEAAIAQADGNKAAAAKALGISRAKLYRVLSKRDT; encoded by the coding sequence ATGCTGAAGACAATCAACCTTCGACCAATCCTGGACCAGTACAACCTGCCCGAACGTTTCAAGGCCGAATTCGCGGTATTGGCGAGCGAGCACCTTCACCTACCGCACAGCGGCACGCGAGTCAGCGGCCGGTCGCTGTCGCAGATGTCTCAACGCCAGAGGGCGCAGGCGCTTCTTGCGATGATGGTGGAGTTACGGCGCATCGGTGGAATGGCGGTGACATCGCCGTATGCAATCCGGCAGAAGCACGTTCGCTGGCTTGTCCGCTACTGGGTAGAAGATCGCAAGCTGAATGTCGGCACTGTAGAGTTGCGGCTGACGCATCTGCGCGCCTTCATGTCGTGGATGGGCAAGGTCAACATGGTGGGACGGATCGACGACTACACGGCGCGCCCGGAGGGTTACGTTCGCGGCTACGTCGCGAAAGAAGATCGGTCCTGGGAAGGCAAGGGGATCGATGCTCTGGCGAAGGTTGCCGAGATTGAGGTGACGGATCGGCACGTCGCGCTGCAGCTGAAACTTGAGGCCGGATTTGGATTGCGTGCGAAGGAAAGCTGGCGGCTGCGTCCTGCTCTGGACATCCTTCCATCGGGCATGCTGCATGTCCACGATGGCACCAAGGGCGGCCGGCCGAGACGCGTGCCTATCGAATTCGACTGGCAGTACGACCTGCTAGGGCAGGCCGCGCGCTTGGCGCAAGCGACCAATCCTGGGAGGGAGTCGCTCATCCCGGCGACCTATACGCAGAAGCAATGGCGCCGGCGTTTCTATACGGTGTTGGAGAAGCATGGTGTCACCAAGAATGGCGCTGGCGTGACGGCACACGGGCTTCGCCACCAATATCTGCAGCAGATGTACCAGCGTCACAGCGGGCAGCCCGCTGCCGTCAAGGGCGGGGGCAAGGTTGAGGACGCGGCTGCGCACCACGAGGCCATGCGAAAGGTGGTGGAGGCCGCAGGCCATAGCCGCGCGACAAAGGCCAACGCGTACTTATCGACGTATGCAACGCAGCGCGCCCAGGACAGGCCCGAACCCACGGTCGCAGAGATCGAGGCGGCAATTGCGCAAGCCGACGGTAACAAAGCCGCTGCGGCGAAGGCATTGGGCATTTCGCGCGCCAAGCTATATCGCGTGTTGTCGAAGCGGGACACGTAA
- a CDS encoding AbiU2 domain-containing protein yields the protein MKPDYSFENQLKSLEHEANVIANYTYAEMTIQHAASQSKKLLDHLNETPTFWISCTAALQSAAYIALGRVFDQKSPYNLEALMISMERDLTIFGRDALAHRKRNGATSDPAWLDAYLSAAHYPTKADVARLRRNIEKYRCVYERAIMPVRHQYLAHRQAHGNTKVQALFARGKVADLWRLSTFLVRLHSALWGLLHNGRKPLLTPVRFSVNRIYADSSRNSRPHEQIVRETRALMKALEQLPKSSFRS from the coding sequence GTGAAACCAGATTACTCGTTCGAGAATCAGTTGAAGTCTCTTGAACATGAGGCCAACGTCATTGCCAACTATACGTATGCGGAGATGACCATTCAGCATGCCGCGTCGCAATCTAAAAAACTGCTAGACCACTTAAACGAAACCCCCACCTTCTGGATATCCTGCACCGCCGCCTTACAATCAGCCGCATATATTGCACTCGGTAGAGTTTTCGATCAAAAATCTCCTTACAACCTCGAAGCGCTCATGATTTCGATGGAGCGCGATTTGACGATCTTCGGTCGAGATGCTCTTGCTCACCGCAAGCGCAATGGTGCGACGAGCGACCCAGCGTGGCTGGATGCCTACCTTTCCGCCGCGCACTATCCAACTAAGGCGGACGTTGCACGCCTGAGGCGAAATATTGAGAAATACCGGTGCGTCTATGAGCGCGCCATTATGCCGGTTCGCCATCAGTATCTCGCTCATCGGCAAGCGCACGGAAACACAAAAGTTCAAGCACTGTTTGCGCGCGGTAAAGTCGCTGACCTGTGGCGCCTGTCAACGTTCTTGGTCCGCTTGCACTCTGCGCTGTGGGGCTTGTTGCACAACGGTCGGAAGCCGTTACTTACGCCGGTTCGCTTCTCGGTAAATCGCATCTACGCCGATAGCTCCAGGAACTCAAGGCCGCATGAGCAAATTGTTCGGGAGACGCGAGCACTAATGAAGGCACTGGAACAGCTACCCAAGTCTAGCTTTCGGTCATAG